A single region of the Salvia splendens isolate huo1 chromosome 18, SspV2, whole genome shotgun sequence genome encodes:
- the LOC121777815 gene encoding uncharacterized protein LOC121777815, which translates to MDSDRPHFLTSSYSRRPASSMKLSKSLLSPGRPARDGPPALSSSLSRRLRPNGSLKSGHASPFFPTPKKRGFDNPEPSSPKVTCIGQVRVKSKKKKKKKHPLPSRSLSLSRRREVSFRKIDPPPPPQEGLPQHRNQRWVHLPISICEALRSFGAEFSCLFPCRSSCSNEERGKGEKRREHGCGAVLARWLVAEREIELVVGDGDDGEEGNEERRVSIRASRRHVFEDFEVKDDRMEETAAVGICIPPPNALLLMRCRSDPMKMVALANRLNDLDAGDDENSEMNLVGGVEVEEIKEQVTESEVKGDELEESAVDGEEEVESNMSSFEALLDQENAEQYDDCCCTGQVEESLLSAAVTEPNEEVQSREEENEVQEDTECSVVIKDGDEENDEEIESNVVIKENDEENEEHEETEASVVVLNNDEDEEEEEAVEEKEAEKKEKEEPLLPECLLLMMCEPKLSMEVSRETWVCSTDFTKWLPERPRRAAKEPVVKRRLSVDSKAKPMAEPQPPRSSCSLPAAAAMASMIERKLAACEPFVLTRCKSEPMRTAAGKLAPESCFWKNAVRKLEPHAMGVGAAARVGF; encoded by the coding sequence ATGGACTCAGACAGACCCCATTTCCTTACCTCCTCCTACTCCCGCCGCCCCGCTTCCTCTATGAAGCTCTCCAAATCCCTCCTCAGCCCCGGCCGCCCCGCCCGCGACGGCCCTCCCGCCCTCTCCTCCTCCCTCagccgccgcctccgccccaACGGCAGCCTCAAATCCGGCCACGCCTCCCCCTTCTTCCCCACCCCCAAGAAACGCGGCTTCGACAACCCCGAGCCCTCCTCCCCCAAAGTCACCTGCATCGGCCAAGTCCGCGTCaaatccaagaagaagaagaagaagaaacaccCCCTCCCCTCCcgctccctctccctctcccgcCGCCGCGAAGTCAGCTTCCGAAAAATCgatccgcctcctcctccgcagGAGGGCCTTCCCCAGCACCGGAATCAGAGATGGGTGCATCTCCCGATCTCGATCTGCGAGGCTCTGCGGAGCTTCGGCGCCGAATTCAGCTGCCTCTTCCCTTGCCGGAGCTCTTGCTCGAACGAGGAGAGGGGGAAGGGCGAGAAGCGGAGAGAGCACGGCTGCGGGGCCGTGCTCGCGCGCTGGCTGGTGGCGGAGAGGGAGATCGAGCTCGTGGTTGGCGACGGAGACGACGGCGAGGAAGGAAATGAAGAGAGGAGGGTTTCGATTCGAGCTTCGAGAAGGCACGTGTTCGAGGATTTTGAGGTGAAGGACGATCGGATGGAGGAGACGGCGGCGGTCGGCATTTGCATTCCGCCGCCAAATGCGCTCTTGCTGATGCGGTGCAGATCTGATCCCATGAAAATGGTGGCTCTCGCTAACCGCCTCAACGATTTAGACGCTGGCGATGATGAAAACAGCGAGATGAATTTGGTAGGAGGTGTTGAAGTTGAAGAAATTAAGGAACAAGTTACGGAATCGGAGGTGAAAGGAGATGAATTAGAGGAAAGCGCCGTCGACGGCGAAGAAGAGGTCGAGTCGAATATGTCGTCGTTCGAAGCCCTTCTCGACCAAGAAAATGCAGAACAGTACGATGACTGCTGCTGCACAGGTCAAGTTGAGGAAAGCCTTCTTTCTGCTGCCGTTACTGAACCCAATGAAGAAGTTCAAagccgagaagaagaaaacGAAGTACAAGAAGATACAGAGTGTAGTGTTGTAATAAAAGATGGCGACGAAGAGAACGACGAAGAAATAGAGTCGAATGTTGTAATAAAAGAGAACGACGAAGAAAACGAAGAACACGAAGAAACGGAAGCCAGTGTTGTAGTACTAAACAACGACgaagatgaggaagaggaagaggcaGTGGAAGAGAAAGAAGcagagaagaaagaaaaagaggaGCCGTTATTACCGGAATGCTTGCTATTGATGATGTGTGAACCGAAGCTATCGATGGAAGTTTCTAGAGAAACATGGGTTTGCAGCACCGACTTCACAAAATGGCTGCCGGAGCGGCCGCGGAGGGCGGCGAAGGAGCCGGTAGTCAAGAGGCGGCTCAGCGTCGACTCCAAAGCCAAGCCCATGGCCGAGCCGCAGCCGCCGCGGTCGTCGTGCTCGctgccggcggcggcggcgatggcGTCGATGATAGAGCGGAAGCTGGCGGCGTGCGAGCCGTTCGTGCTGACGAGGTGCAAGTCGGAGCCGATGAGGACGGCGGCGGGGAAGTTGGCGCCGGAGTCGTGCTTCTGGAAGAACGCGGTGAGGAAGCTGGAGCCGCACGCGATGGGAGTCGGCGCGGCGGCTAGAGTCGGCTTCTGA
- the LOC121776499 gene encoding glutamate receptor 2.7-like, translating to MCKACISMAVEDRNSNRDHNTTVMIVPHFRDSRGDVVAAASAAIDLVKNAHVMAILGPQKSIQADLVTDIGDRERVPVISPATRPSFSQAKAMAALVNAFGWREVVLVHENSNYGSGLLPHLTAKLQENNVVVSNLSCIPPYADDDQVLDELYSLKGMQTRVLIVHMPPDLASRFFQMAKEVGMMSEGYAWLVSDPLTSFLTSVDSVSIEAMQGVLGVKAYVPRSEEFRRFSKRFHEENPDMDRTELNVFGLWAYDSMKVLSEAIERVKGNSSLARVLRNFASEGLSGDFNITNGQLQPSAFEVVNVIGKVDNTVGFWTEKYGISKEVELDGDEPVYSTEKDNLRGILWPGQTSNVPKGWQIPASGKKLRVGVPVRKGFNEYIKVVRNQETNAVEATGFCIDVFEEVIRSLPYAVPFEYIPLETTDAWSVEYYDELVYQIYLDRYDAVVGDVTILANRTKYVDFTVPYTESGIATVVPIKGDERKSAWIFMKPLTTALWLTIGASFIFIGCVVWVLEHRVNEHFQGPPGKQVGMIFWFSFSTLVYAHREKVKSNLTRFVVIVCVFVVLVLSSSYTANLASMLTIQQLKSTDMIKKSDYVGFHTGFLTSGFSNGIP from the exons ATGTGCAAGGCTTGCATATCGATGGCAGTCGAGGACAGAAACTCCAACCGTGATCACAACACCACCGTGATGATCGTGCCTCACTTCAGGGACTCGAGGGGCGATGTCGTTGCAGCAGCTTCTGCTG CTATCGATTTGGTGAAGAACGCGCATGTAATGGCGATACTCGGGCCACAGAAGTCCATTCAGGCGGACCTCGTGACAGATATTGGCGACAGGGAGAGAGTTCCGGTCATATCTCCAGCAACGAGGCCGTCTTTTTCTCAGGCTAAAGCAATGGCAGCACTAGTGAATGCTTTTGGTTGGAGGGAAGTTGTGCTTGTGCATGAAAATTCCAATTATGGGAGTGGATTATTACCACATTTGACAGCAAAGCTACAAGAAAACAATGTTGTTGTCTCAAACTTGAGTTGTATCCCACCTTATGCTGACGATGATCAAGTTCTTGATGAGCTGTATAGCTTGAAGGGGATGCAGACGAGGGTCTTGATCGTGCACATGCCTCCAGATCTCGCGTCTCGCTTCTTCCAAATGGCGAAAGAAGTTGGGATGATGAGTGAAGGGTATGCTTGGTTGGTTTCTGATCCGTTAACAAGTTTTCTGACCTCTGTGGATTCGGTCAGTATTGAAGCGATGCAGGGTGTACTAGGCGTTAAGGCCTACGTTCCACGATCCGAGGAGTTTAGGCGATTCAGTAAGAGGTTTCACGAGGAGAATCCTGACATGGACAGAACAGAACTCAATGTTTTCGGATTGTGGGCTTATGACAGCATGAAAGTGTTATCAGAAGCAATCGAACGAGTTAAAGGAAATTCATCTCTTGCTCGTGTGCTCAGAAACTTCGCCTCGGAAGGGTTGAGTGGCGATTTTAACATAACCAACGGTCAGCTGCAGCCGTCTGCGTTTGAGGTAGTGAATGTGATTGGAAAAGTGGACAACACTGTTGGATTTTGGACTGAGAAATATGGGATTTCAAAGGAAGTGGAGTTGGATGGTGATGAGCCGGTTTACTCAACGGAAAAGGACAATCTACGAGGCATCTTGTGGCCGGGACAAACGAGCAACGTGCCTAAAGGCTGGCAGATTCCAGCAAGTGGGAAGAAGTTGAGAGTTGGAGTTCCTGTGAGAAAGGGATTCAATGAATACATCAAGGTTGTAAGGAATCAAGAAACTAATGCTGTTGAAGCAACTGGTTTCTGCATTGATGTTTTTGAAGAAGTTATCAGATCATTGCCTTATGCTGTTCCATTTGAGTATATTCCTTTGGAAACCACGGATGCATGGAGTGTCGAATATTACGACGAACTCGTTTATCAAATATATCTCGAC AGATACGATGCTGTTGTGGGAGACGTGACCATTTTAGCGAACAGAACAAAGTATGTCGATTTCACCGTCCCTTACACAGAATCTGGTATCGCCACTGTCGTTCCGATCAAGGGTGACGAGCGGAAGAGCGCTTGGATATTCATGAAACCTCTAACGACCGCCCTATGGCTGACGATTGGGGCATCTTTCATCTTCATTGGATGTGTCGTGTGGGTTCTTGAGCATCGCGTGAACGAGCATTTCCAAGGCCCGCCTGGGAAGCAAGTCGGGATGATCTTCTGGTTCTCTTTCTCAACACTTGTTTATGCACACA GGGAGAAAGTGAAGAGCAACCTAACAAGATTTGTGGTGATTGTATGTGTGTTCGTGGTGCTTGTTTTGTCGTCGAGTTACACTGCAAACTTGGCATCCATGCTAACGATACAGCAGCTCAAGTCGACCGATATGATCAAGAAAAGCGATTATGTTGGCTTCCATACTGGCTTCTTGACCAGTGGATTCTCCAACGGTATACCATGA